The Cryptomeria japonica chromosome 2, Sugi_1.0, whole genome shotgun sequence region CTTGCACACACATGAATCCTAAATCAAGATGGTGTATACTTGTTTTCTATGGAGAGGAGAAATATGCTTTTCAACTATGAGATCCAATTTCCAAACAACTTATTCATAGTAGGAATGTTGTATTTAATGAAAAAGTGTTCATGGCCTACAAACACAAGAAACGCTAACAAAGGAGTATGTGCCCTTACTAGAATTTTCAAATGCTAATTCAAAAGTGTAAACAAGAAGTAATCTACAACAGTCTACACAATTCATAGTTAGAggagaaaataatattatttatatagtTGTATGCTAAATTGCATTTGTAGTAAGAATACTAATCCTCCTCCCAAGTTTTACGTACTTAAATTAATTCTATGTTTTATCTTAATTCTGTAGATTTTCTCACTGAATCGAGAATATGGGAGTAACTcattccaaagttttaatttttatttttcttggtcGATGGAACGATTGTTGCACCCGACAATCCCAGCAGCTGGAAGAGCACACATGTGTGGTTATCGTTCCAGCATCTTCAACAATTTACATTGACAGGGAAGGGCACCATTGACGGAAGAGGAAATAATTGGTGGGGAAAACAGAAAAGTAGACCAGCGGTTAGTAACCATTTAAACTGCTAAACTTATCTCTGTGTTTCTGATACAGAATATAGATACATATCATATGACTTTCTTTTTTCCATAGACCATTCAATTCAATGATGTGAAAGGGAGTGCACTGAGTGGACTGACGGTGACAAACAGTCCTCAATTTCATGTCACATTGACAAATTGTGACAGTGTCCAGATCGTGGGTATTACCATTCAAGCACCAGAAAGCGGCCCAAACGCTGATGGAATTGATACGTTCCAATCCACAAACATAGTCATAAAAGATTCGACTATTGGAACAGGTAAAGGAAGGGGTCAAATATTATCATTTACAGATTTCCATTTTTAGCCAAACATTTTGAGTTTGCAAGGGTGAATTGTTTGTAAAATTctcaaataatttttttctttgactACTAGCGaaaatgttgataaagaaaataaatatatataatataattgaaatatTTCATATCATAGATTAATTATGACTTGAATAAAAACCGAATCTTAACAAACTCCCTTGAAATCAAGCAGCGTCATCAATAATACAGGAAACTTTTTCTTTCATTCttcaatataaaattaaatagcaGAGAGTATTTGTGAATAGAAACGCATCTTCTGTATAATATAATTGAAACATTTCATATCATAGATTAATTATGATGTGAATAAAAACCGAATCTTAACAAACTCCCTTGAAATCAAGCTGCGTCATCAATAATACAAGAGACTATTTCTTTCATTCTTCAATATAAAATTAAACAGCAGAGAGTATTTGTGAATAGAAACGTATCATCTGTATATAGATGAGTATCGAAATGTGATCACTGCAGGAGATGATTGCATAGGGATAGGTGATGGGTCTTCAAATATCAGGATCAGTGATATCACATGCGGTCCAGGCCATGGAATAAGGTGATTAACGCTCTAAATAAACACAGTTCCTTTAACAGTTAAGAATAATTAATGTCTTTGTAACTatgtttggcatgagaaattctctATATTATTTGTATCATTGTGCAGCATTGGAAGTCTTGCAAAAGGAAATACGAAAGCAGATGTTCATTCGATTCACGTGAACGGTGCCAAGTTGAAATCAACAACGAATGGATTGAGAATCAAGACATGGCAGGtataatgattattttaaaaaaCTCGATGTATGCTGAGGATAGATGAAATATAGAATTGCAGCAAAGAAGTATAAGCAGCATGGTGGGTTTTTTAATTTTCATGGGATTTTCAACAGGTTCACAATTTGAAATGGCGCTTATTGACAAACTCTCTATTATATAACAGGGGGTTCTGGCATGGCACGTGATATAACATATGAGAACGTCCATATGGAAGATGTGAGCAACCCAATAATAATTAACCAATTCTACTGTGAGACAGGTGACACTGGGTCTCGTTGCAAGGCTCAGGTAGACATCTGATCTAAATCCTTAATTAAACTCAGTTTTTGCTTTCAATACAGCTGAGATCTGATCCAAAGCTTATCTTTTCCTTTGATGTAGGGTTCTGCTGTGAAAATCAGTAATGTACAATACAGTAATATCAGAGGCACATCAGCAACAGAAGACGAAATCACATTGTTGTGCAGCCAAAGCGGATCTTGCACTGGCATAACAATGGAGAATAAAGATTTGGTAACTAACTCAGGGGCGCATGCTGCTTGTAATGCCCAACACGTAAAGGCTCGCACCCTTGGAGTTGTGATTCCTTCAGCTTGTCTGGGTCAAAATGCCAAATGATATGCCACAGCTGTCAAGCTGTTTCTAGTGTAGTAACCTTTTCTTAAATCATTGAAAAATAATGTAGTACATAATAGCTTCGAAGAGTTGATAATTTAATTATCAGGTTTAAACTGAAGAATATGTACTTGTAAATGAATTGACCATTGGTATTAATAAATTGTCGGTTATGTGATCCAGTTTTATAAAAATAATATGCAGGAAGTTATAATTACATTACATAGCTGGGATAAGCTTgctgtatgtatgtatgaatgaatGAGAGATATTAATAAGTGATTTCCCATGCTTCAAAATTGATATAGTTATATTGGCGAATCATTATAAATTCTTGGTGTTtaacgtttttcaatttttttattttttttgtcttctattttttaacTGTGGTTTTTCCAAATCATTTTATTTACACTTAATTATTTGATAGCTGTTATTATAGCTCGGTGAAGGAGCTGTTTGGAAATTGGTGAAGAATTTCAAGAAAAATGGAAGAAGTGGATAAATATAGAATTGAAAAATAATTTGGATAGAATTTTGGATTGTGAAAGATGCAACAAAATCATTGCTGATCAAAGAAGATTTCTCACTCGCGTTAGAAGGGAAAGCCAATAAGCTAAGTTCGATGACTAATGAGGACTGGGAGAAACTAGACAAAAAGGTGACAGCAACCATCATTCTCTCTCTATCCAACAACGTCTTGTTTAATGTTTCATAGAAAGCAACTTCAAAAGGATTGTGGGATAAATTATCTGATAAGTATAAAATGGTATCAACTTCAAATAAAGTTTTCCTCATGAAAAAGTTATataatttgaagatgaaagaagggGGATGTATATCAAATCATCTCATTGAATTTAATACCTTGATTAGTTAATGGGTTTCAGTGAGCATAAATTTGGATGACAAAATCATAGATATTTAGATGTTGTTCTCTCTACCAAACCGTTGGGAAGGATTTGTAATGGAAATCAACAATTTGATctctaacaaaaaaattaaaatttgatgatgttgcgaGCACTCTTCTTAGTGAAGACATGAGGAGGAAAAACCAAGGAACCTCATCGACTGATACCTTGATTTTTGGAAACAAAGGTAGGCATCACGATTGAGGCAAAAATAAAATCTTGAAGGAGATCCAAGTCTTGAGGGAGAAACAAATGTTGCTGGTTTTGTGGCAAAGAAGGTCCCACCAAGAAGAATTATTGGTCTAACAAAAAGGTACAAAATCAATTAAAGGACAATGAAGTTAATGTAACATGTGAACAAGACAAAGGTGCTCTAATCTTGTCAACATGTGAAACTACAACAAATTCATGGGTATTGGACTCTAGTGATTTTTCATGCAACTTCGTGTTGGGAAGCCTTTAAGAACTATGAAGAAGGTGAAATTGGTAGAGTTTATCTTGGTGGTAATTAGCCATGAGAGATAGCTTGCAAAGTTGACATGATATTGAGATTAATGAAGGAAAAAAAATGTCTCTTGAAGGATGTGAGACATGTTACAAAGTTAAAAAGAAATCTAATTTTTACTTGACAACTTGATGTTCAAGGATGTTGCATCACATTTTTTTCAAACTCTTGAAAAGTGACCAAATGATCTTTGATTGTTGCAAGAGGTAACAAATTGGGAATCCTATATGTTCTAAAGAGTTGCATTGAAGTAGGAGTTGCAATGACAACTATGGATAGAAAGACAAATCTTTGGCATAAGAGGCTCAAACATATGAGCAAAGGGGGACTCAAAATCATGCTAAAAAGGAATTTACTGCTAAGTTTGAAATATATTTATTTGGAGTTGTGTGAGCATTGTACCTATGGAAAAAAAGGAATGATGAGCTTCTTAAA contains the following coding sequences:
- the LOC131070538 gene encoding polygalacturonase-like codes for the protein MGHLQQFTLTGKGTIDGRGNNWWGKQKSRPATIQFNDVKGSALSGLTVTNSPQFHVTLTNCDSVQIVGITIQAPESGPNADGIDTFQSTNIVIKDSTIGTGDDCIGIGDGSSNIRISDITCGPGHGISIGSLAKGNTKADVHSIHVNGAKLKSTTNGLRIKTWQGGSGMARDITYENVHMEDVSNPIIINQFYCETGDTGSRCKAQGSAVKISNVQYSNIRGTSATEDEITLLCSQSGSCTGITMENKDLVTNSGAHAACNAQHVKARTLGVVIPSACLGQNAK